A single Desulforegulaceae bacterium DNA region contains:
- a CDS encoding exonuclease SbcCD subunit D C-terminal domain-containing protein, translating to MKIIHTSDWHLGRSLYGRKRYDEFKNFLDWLLGIIEKEKTDALLISGDIFDTSTPSNKAQELYYNFICKASLICKGIVITAGNHDSPTFLNAPKTLLKILNIHVKGSITENLEDEIVVLKDKETPFAIICAVPYLRDRDIRTVEAGETADDKNLKLILGIKKHYEKVCSLAKTKQDKLKSKGYENIPIIAMGHLFAAGGTTIEGDGVRELYVGTLSRTGADIFPDFLDYTALGHLHLPQKVSGNDHIRYCGSPIPMGFGEANQTKTIIIAEFKNKTPKIKEIPVPVFQRLERIKGSIDEIFKKIENLKNQNSNAWLEIEYTGSEVLGNLRQNIEEKIENTELEIRRIKNNKIIESLKSSAKHEQTLDDLDLNQVFEKCLETYEIEEDEKQELISAYNYIVNKIFEEDKNAE from the coding sequence ATGAAAATCATCCACACCTCAGACTGGCATTTAGGACGATCTCTTTACGGAAGAAAAAGATACGATGAATTTAAAAATTTTCTTGACTGGCTTCTTGGAATTATTGAAAAGGAAAAAACAGATGCTCTCTTAATTTCAGGAGATATTTTTGATACCTCAACTCCTTCAAACAAAGCCCAGGAGCTTTATTATAATTTTATCTGCAAAGCTTCTTTAATTTGCAAAGGAATTGTAATTACAGCTGGAAACCATGATTCCCCTACTTTTTTAAATGCTCCAAAAACTCTTTTAAAAATATTAAATATTCATGTTAAAGGTTCAATTACAGAAAACCTGGAAGATGAAATTGTTGTTTTAAAAGACAAAGAAACTCCTTTTGCAATAATTTGTGCAGTTCCCTATTTAAGAGACAGGGATATAAGAACAGTAGAAGCTGGAGAAACAGCTGATGATAAAAACTTAAAACTTATCCTTGGAATAAAAAAGCATTATGAAAAAGTATGTTCACTTGCAAAAACAAAACAGGACAAATTAAAATCTAAAGGATATGAAAATATCCCAATTATTGCCATGGGCCATCTTTTTGCTGCAGGAGGAACAACTATAGAAGGGGATGGTGTAAGAGAGCTTTATGTTGGAACTCTTTCAAGAACAGGGGCTGATATTTTTCCTGATTTTCTTGATTACACAGCTCTTGGCCACCTTCATCTCCCTCAAAAAGTTTCAGGAAATGACCATATCCGCTATTGTGGATCTCCAATTCCAATGGGATTTGGAGAAGCAAATCAGACAAAAACAATAATTATTGCTGAATTTAAAAATAAAACTCCTAAAATAAAAGAAATCCCTGTTCCTGTTTTTCAACGCCTTGAAAGAATAAAAGGTTCAATTGATGAAATCTTTAAAAAAATTGAAAACTTAAAAAATCAAAACTCCAATGCCTGGCTTGAAATTGAATACACAGGTTCAGAAGTCCTGGGAAACTTAAGACAAAATATTGAAGAAAAAATTGAAAATACTGAACTTGAAATAAGACGGATTAAAAACAACAAAATAATTGAAAGTCTTAAAAGCTCTGCAAAACATGAGCAAACCCTTGACGATTTGGATCTTAACCAGGTTTTTGAAAAATGCCTTGAAACTTATGAAATTGAAGAAGATGAAAAACAAGAATTAATTTCTGCATACAATTATATAGTTAATAAAATTTTTGAAGAAGATAAAAATGCCGAATAA
- a CDS encoding AAA family ATPase produces MKILKLSFQNLNSLYGKWEIDFSSPEFESNSIFALTGPTGAGKSTILDAICLSLYGATPRLGKITKSTNEIMSRNTGECFAETTFESSKGRFTCHFYQHRARKNPNGNLLDSKHEISDALTGKVIESKKRKVAIVIEEKTGMDFDRFTRSILLAQGGFDTFLKADPEQKSKILEQITGTEIYTQISKKVHEKQREEENKLNEIKTIISQIQILSKEEEEEISKHIKINLENEKQTKILFDGTIKKLNWLKTIENLRKEIQSVVKEYEILEKELETFKPQRKKIEEGKKALNLQAKYENLKSERKNQLKDKNKSEDLKIQLPLKKELLDRKEKEIKNLEKLTNELKNQLKEQKPVFQKIRLWDENIKELEKSINNSQKDYDKAFFKLNENKELFKNKELEINKKENSLKKIVENLEETEIDESLFGLAGTINEKLENLSYFEKNHENRLEFLNKTRDKLSNKNKILLKESEYKNQLNLNLEKIRIEKKEKNKILKNLLNGRLLREYREKKEFYLKELYYQEKIIKLEDERKKLEKGKPCPLCGSLSHPYCEENILEINETEKKIKEIDHLIKNAESLETQIKELEQKESKLSENLNLVKKNQAVFSNEITNLKTLIKSLENELEDLNKNITSLKNNLFNELKPFEINDLKNPEKIKSELNKKLEKRTIAKKSKEALESELNKLKPDIKHIEGLIETGNTNLKEKKETLEKIKNECQKKLETRNNIFGTKNPDIEEEKFETKTLKALENEQKEKENYLKEKQNLKSIQKNIESLKTEIEKREKSLLKMEHNFTFELKNSGFENEKSFIEKSLYIKELDDLEKKAAKLDNTKVSIESKIDDRTKRLETELEKNLTDSPFEELDQKRIDLDENLKTLQAETAEKNHKLKENKTSMKKSEELIENLETQKFEYSKWGKLHHLIGSADGKKYRNFAQGLTFELMVSHANIQLEKMSDRYLLLRDKDQPLDLNVIDNYQAGEIRSTKNLSGGESFVVSLSLALGLSKMASEKVRVDSLFLDEGFGTLDDDALDTALETLASLEEEGKLIGVISHVSALKDRIPVQIQVNPVLGGKSSISGPGCVKL; encoded by the coding sequence TTGAAAATACTTAAACTTTCCTTTCAAAATTTAAATTCTCTTTATGGAAAATGGGAAATTGACTTTAGTTCCCCTGAATTTGAGTCAAATTCTATTTTTGCACTTACAGGCCCCACAGGTGCTGGTAAATCCACAATTCTTGATGCAATTTGCCTTTCTCTTTACGGAGCCACTCCAAGGCTTGGAAAAATTACCAAATCAACCAATGAAATTATGTCAAGAAACACTGGAGAATGTTTTGCAGAAACAACATTTGAATCATCAAAAGGAAGATTTACCTGTCATTTTTATCAGCATAGAGCAAGAAAAAATCCCAATGGAAACCTTTTAGATTCAAAACATGAAATTTCAGATGCATTAACAGGAAAAGTAATTGAATCAAAAAAGCGTAAGGTTGCAATTGTAATTGAAGAAAAAACAGGAATGGATTTTGACAGATTTACCCGCTCTATTCTTCTTGCCCAGGGAGGATTTGATACATTTTTAAAAGCAGACCCTGAGCAAAAATCAAAAATACTAGAACAAATTACAGGAACTGAAATATATACTCAAATTTCAAAAAAAGTTCATGAAAAACAAAGGGAAGAAGAAAATAAATTAAACGAAATTAAAACCATAATTTCTCAAATCCAAATTCTTTCAAAGGAAGAGGAAGAAGAAATTTCAAAACATATTAAAATAAATCTTGAAAATGAAAAGCAGACTAAAATTCTTTTTGATGGGACCATAAAAAAGCTTAACTGGCTTAAAACAATAGAAAATCTTAGAAAAGAAATTCAGTCTGTTGTTAAAGAATATGAAATTCTTGAAAAAGAACTTGAAACTTTCAAACCCCAAAGAAAAAAAATTGAAGAAGGAAAAAAAGCATTAAATCTTCAGGCAAAATATGAAAACTTAAAGTCTGAAAGAAAAAACCAATTAAAAGATAAAAACAAATCAGAAGATTTAAAAATCCAGCTGCCCTTAAAAAAAGAGCTTCTTGATAGAAAAGAAAAGGAAATTAAAAATCTTGAAAAATTAACCAATGAATTAAAAAACCAATTAAAAGAACAAAAACCTGTTTTCCAAAAAATAAGGCTTTGGGATGAAAACATCAAAGAACTTGAAAAATCAATTAATAATAGTCAAAAAGATTATGATAAAGCCTTTTTTAAATTAAATGAAAACAAAGAGCTTTTCAAAAATAAAGAGCTTGAAATTAATAAAAAAGAAAATTCATTAAAAAAAATAGTTGAAAACCTTGAAGAAACAGAAATTGACGAATCATTGTTTGGTCTTGCTGGAACAATCAATGAAAAACTTGAAAATTTATCCTATTTTGAAAAAAACCATGAAAACCGGCTAGAATTTTTAAATAAAACCAGAGATAAACTTTCAAATAAAAACAAAATTCTTTTAAAAGAATCTGAATATAAAAATCAATTAAATTTAAACTTAGAAAAAATAAGAATTGAAAAAAAAGAAAAAAACAAGATTTTAAAAAATCTTTTGAACGGCAGACTTTTAAGGGAATACAGAGAAAAAAAAGAGTTTTATTTAAAGGAATTATATTATCAGGAAAAAATAATAAAGCTTGAAGATGAAAGAAAAAAACTTGAAAAAGGAAAGCCCTGCCCTTTGTGCGGTTCTTTAAGCCATCCTTATTGTGAAGAAAATATTTTAGAAATTAATGAAACCGAAAAAAAAATAAAAGAAATTGATCATTTAATTAAAAATGCAGAATCTTTGGAAACTCAAATAAAAGAATTAGAACAAAAAGAAAGCAAACTGAGTGAAAATTTAAATCTTGTTAAAAAAAACCAAGCTGTTTTTTCAAATGAAATAACAAATCTTAAAACTTTAATTAAATCCCTTGAAAATGAACTTGAAGATTTAAATAAAAACATAACTTCCCTTAAAAACAATCTTTTTAATGAATTAAAGCCTTTTGAAATAAATGACCTTAAAAATCCGGAAAAAATAAAATCAGAACTTAATAAAAAACTTGAAAAAAGAACAATTGCAAAAAAATCAAAGGAAGCTCTTGAGTCAGAACTTAATAAATTAAAACCAGATATTAAACATATTGAAGGACTTATTGAAACAGGCAATACCAACCTAAAAGAAAAAAAAGAAACTCTTGAAAAAATAAAAAATGAATGTCAGAAAAAACTGGAAACAAGAAATAATATATTTGGAACAAAAAACCCTGACATTGAAGAAGAAAAGTTTGAAACTAAAACTTTAAAAGCATTAGAAAATGAACAAAAGGAAAAGGAAAACTATTTAAAAGAAAAACAGAATCTAAAATCAATTCAAAAAAACATTGAATCCTTAAAAACAGAAATTGAAAAAAGAGAAAAATCTCTTTTAAAAATGGAGCATAATTTTACATTTGAGCTAAAAAATTCAGGTTTTGAAAATGAAAAAAGTTTCATTGAAAAAAGCTTATACATAAAAGAACTTGATGATCTTGAAAAAAAAGCAGCTAAACTTGACAATACAAAGGTTTCAATAGAGTCAAAAATAGATGACAGAACAAAAAGGCTTGAAACAGAACTTGAAAAAAACCTTACAGATTCACCCTTTGAAGAGCTTGACCAAAAAAGAATAGATCTTGATGAAAACTTAAAAACTCTTCAAGCTGAAACAGCAGAAAAAAATCACAAATTAAAAGAAAACAAAACCTCAATGAAAAAATCAGAAGAATTAATTGAAAATCTTGAAACACAAAAGTTCGAATATTCAAAATGGGGAAAGCTCCATCACCTCATTGGTTCAGCTGACGGGAAAAAATACAGAAATTTCGCCCAGGGGCTTACCTTTGAACTAATGGTAAGTCATGCAAATATCCAGCTTGAAAAAATGTCTGACAGATACCTTCTTCTAAGAGATAAAGATCAGCCTTTAGACCTTAATGTAATTGATAATTATCAGGCCGGAGAAATCAGATCCACAAAAAATCTTTCAGGAGGAGAAAGCTTTGTTGTAAGCCTTTCACTTGCACTTGGACTTTCAAAAATGGCAAGTGAAAAAGTAAGGGTGGACTCACTTTTTCTTGATGAGGGTTTTGGTACCCTTGATGATGATGCTCTTGATACTGCCCTTGAAACACTTGCTTCTCTGGAGGAGGAAGGAAAGCTTATAGGAGTTATTTCCCATGTATCTGCTTTAAAGGACAGAATACCTGTGCAAATTCAGGTAAATCCAGTCTTAGGAGGAAAAAGTTCTATTTCAGGCCCAGGATGCGTAAAGCTTTAA
- a CDS encoding multidrug efflux SMR transporter gives MLKYWVFLAIAIVCEVFATSALKASEEFTKLIPSLVVITGYGFAFYFLSLSIKVIPVGVAYAIWAGIGIVLITITSWIVFGQKLDLPAICGLGLIVSGVMVINLFSKVSGA, from the coding sequence ATGTTAAAATACTGGGTTTTTCTTGCAATTGCAATTGTTTGTGAAGTTTTTGCAACATCAGCCCTTAAAGCAAGTGAAGAATTTACAAAGCTTATTCCATCTTTAGTTGTTATAACCGGCTATGGGTTTGCTTTTTATTTTTTATCTCTTTCTATTAAAGTGATTCCAGTTGGGGTTGCTTATGCTATCTGGGCAGGAATTGGTATTGTTTTAATAACAATTACATCCTGGATTGTTTTTGGGCAAAAACTTGATTTGCCGGCTATTTGCGGACTTGGTCTTATAGTTTCTGGAGTTATGGTGATTAACCTGTTTTCCAAAGTATCAGGGGCTTGA
- a CDS encoding cytochrome c encodes MKNFFKTTLCFFAGSTIAISTSFAFNEGTDKGVANILNTRCTACHGIEKVMKADHDKKGWENTITRMNNKKKFGKRLDPKQIKDLAEYISSIK; translated from the coding sequence ATGAAAAATTTCTTCAAAACAACATTGTGCTTTTTTGCTGGATCAACCATTGCAATTTCAACTTCTTTTGCTTTTAATGAGGGAACAGACAAAGGAGTTGCTAATATTTTAAATACACGATGTACTGCCTGCCACGGGATTGAAAAAGTAATGAAGGCAGACCATGATAAAAAAGGATGGGAAAACACCATAACAAGAATGAACAATAAGAAAAAGTTTGGTAAAAGACTTGACCCAAAACAAATTAAAGACCTGGCTGAATATATTTCAAGCATAAAATAG
- a CDS encoding patatin-like phospholipase family protein, protein MKKLGISLGGGGAKGVSHLAFLKVLDELELTPSIISGTSIGAVAGAFYASGMSGEEIHEKIKGLKFLGLFKFMDLFKFKQSGIFSGDGVEKYLEENLKVKYFEDLQIPLKIVAADFWERKQIVFSKGPLIPALRASISMPGVFSPVKIGKRILIDGSVVNPLPFDIIREECDFVAAIDVSGEKTPKSDNNFAGVIGTLLNTFQIMQTSITAEKIRRNPPEIYIKPRLENFRVLDFDKSEEILLSVSEDVLEFQEKLIEKMF, encoded by the coding sequence ATGAAAAAACTTGGAATTTCTCTTGGAGGCGGTGGTGCTAAAGGAGTTTCTCATCTTGCTTTTTTAAAAGTTCTTGACGAGCTTGAATTAACTCCCTCAATAATTTCTGGGACAAGTATAGGGGCCGTAGCCGGTGCTTTTTATGCTTCTGGAATGTCTGGGGAGGAAATCCATGAAAAAATAAAAGGTCTTAAGTTTTTGGGACTTTTTAAATTTATGGATTTGTTTAAGTTCAAACAATCAGGTATTTTTAGCGGAGATGGGGTGGAGAAATATTTAGAGGAAAATTTAAAAGTAAAATATTTTGAAGACCTTCAAATTCCTTTAAAAATTGTTGCAGCTGATTTTTGGGAAAGAAAACAAATTGTTTTTTCCAAAGGTCCTCTTATTCCTGCCTTAAGAGCTTCTATTTCCATGCCTGGAGTTTTTTCTCCGGTTAAAATAGGAAAAAGAATACTTATTGACGGAAGCGTGGTTAACCCTCTTCCTTTTGATATAATTAGAGAAGAGTGCGACTTTGTTGCCGCAATTGATGTTTCAGGAGAAAAAACTCCAAAATCTGATAATAATTTTGCAGGTGTAATTGGAACTCTCTTAAACACTTTTCAGATCATGCAAACTTCAATTACAGCAGAAAAAATCAGAAGAAATCCCCCTGAGATTTATATAAAGCCAAGGCTTGAAAATTTTAGAGTGCTTGACTTTGATAAATCTGAGGAAATTCTTTTGTCAGTTTCTGAAGATGTTCTGGAATTTCAAGAAAAGTTAATTGAAAAAATGTTTTAA
- the cls gene encoding cardiolipin synthase, translating to MSFFAAVYASIFIIVEITGILTALHSVLNSRTSQGAIAWAIVLITFPWLGLPLYWLFGRNRFNGYVEALRAGNMLSSNLAGRILYEMKKHSFALTHESEEDKSISNVFSYIAGMPFTSGNYVELLINGKATFEALFHSIENSKSYVLIEFFIVRNDLIGKKLKDILVKKANQGVSIYFIYDEIGSRKLGKNYINELKSAGVDIRPFFTTRGKRNRFQLNFRNHRKIVVIDGKSAFVGGHNVGKEYVQKTRKYGEWRDTHVYIEGPSVLGIQLTFISDWFWASRKVLELSNKAYISEKGDVSALPVPTDPSHRLDTCLLFFLNAIGSAEKRIWITSPYFVPDHSIVEALQLAALRGVDVKIILPGLPDKKIPYLASFSYLPRLFINGIKVYRYTPGFMHQKVILFDDEWAGVGSANLDNRSFYLNFEMNFLVKDKSFAEDVAMMLEQDILMSELVVYPDRKHNSWFFRLIVRLSSLFSPVL from the coding sequence TTGTCTTTTTTTGCAGCTGTTTATGCATCAATTTTTATTATTGTTGAAATTACAGGAATATTGACTGCACTTCATTCTGTCCTTAATTCAAGAACTTCACAGGGTGCGATTGCCTGGGCAATTGTGCTCATAACTTTTCCCTGGCTTGGTCTTCCTTTGTATTGGCTTTTCGGCAGGAATAGATTCAATGGTTATGTTGAGGCATTAAGAGCAGGGAATATGCTTTCAAGTAATCTTGCTGGAAGAATTCTTTATGAAATGAAAAAACATTCTTTTGCATTAACCCATGAATCAGAAGAGGATAAAAGTATTTCAAATGTTTTTTCATATATTGCAGGGATGCCTTTTACTTCAGGTAACTACGTAGAACTTTTAATTAATGGTAAAGCTACTTTTGAAGCACTTTTTCATTCTATTGAAAATTCAAAATCTTATGTTTTGATTGAGTTTTTTATTGTAAGAAATGATTTAATTGGAAAAAAATTAAAAGACATTCTTGTAAAAAAAGCCAATCAGGGAGTTTCAATTTATTTTATCTATGATGAAATTGGCTCAAGAAAGCTGGGTAAGAATTATATTAATGAGCTTAAGTCAGCAGGGGTTGATATAAGACCCTTTTTTACTACAAGGGGGAAAAGAAACAGATTTCAGCTTAATTTCAGGAATCATAGAAAGATTGTTGTTATAGACGGGAAATCAGCTTTTGTAGGAGGACACAACGTAGGTAAGGAGTATGTTCAAAAAACAAGGAAGTACGGCGAATGGCGAGATACCCATGTTTATATTGAAGGACCTTCAGTTTTAGGAATTCAGCTTACATTTATCTCAGACTGGTTTTGGGCTTCAAGGAAAGTTCTTGAACTTTCAAACAAGGCTTATATTTCTGAAAAGGGAGATGTATCTGCTCTTCCAGTTCCTACAGATCCAAGTCATAGGCTGGACACCTGTCTTCTTTTTTTTCTCAATGCCATAGGCTCCGCTGAAAAGAGAATCTGGATTACAAGTCCATATTTTGTGCCGGATCATTCTATTGTTGAAGCTTTACAACTTGCTGCATTAAGAGGGGTTGATGTTAAAATAATCCTTCCGGGCCTTCCTGATAAAAAAATTCCTTATCTTGCTTCTTTTTCATACCTTCCAAGACTTTTTATAAACGGAATAAAAGTTTACAGATATACTCCTGGATTTATGCACCAAAAGGTGATTCTTTTTGATGATGAATGGGCAGGGGTGGGAAGTGCTAATCTTGACAATAGATCTTTTTATCTTAATTTTGAAATGAACTTTCTTGTCAAAGATAAGTCTTTTGCCGAGGATGTGGCAATGATGCTTGAACAAGATATTTTAATGTCTGAACTTGTTGTTTACCCTGATAGAAAACATAATAGTTGGTTTTTTAGGTTGATAGTAAGACTTTCAAGTCTTTTTTCACCTGTTTTATAG
- the selB gene encoding selenocysteine-specific translation elongation factor produces the protein MKELILGTAGHIDHGKTSLVKALTGTNTDRLKEEQKRGITIELGFASLDLPEGTHLGIIDVPGHEKFVKNMVAGASGIDLVAMIIAADEGVMPQTREHMDICSLLGIRHGLTIVTKADLVDEELKELAKDDINDFIQGTFLEDSPVIFVSSHTGEGFDELKKELEKISNQIPSKEKSWFYRLPIDRVFTMKGFGTIITGTSLSGEIEIGETITIYPKGTKTKVRGLQTHNQNVEKAFAGMRTAVNLQGISKGMIEKGEIIATKDSLTPSYMIDAYFTYLSSNKKPLKNRTRIKFHSGTSENMGNIILLDREFAEPGETIPVQFRLESPVCCVKNDGFVARSYSPVYTLGGGFVLNPVPAKHKRFNEETKELFENLKNGSTPEKILAVIKNSGFRGSDLRQLSICTQIHGKKLDQEISLLLSKNLIVTTDKENPKYFHKDIFETICNEIKLKIEDFHKKNPMKEGINKDELIHLLKKGINDKIFLKGINSLVKSGETIMDKNIIRLSAHKISVQKDIKDIKNKIVNEYKTSGLTPPYFKEMEKKYSLDKNTAIDVLSLILKENLLVKVKNDLFFYYQGIENLKKNVIKYFEDNQEMTAPDFKDITGGVSRKYLIPLLEYLDMEKITIRIGDIRKLRG, from the coding sequence GTGAAAGAATTAATACTTGGTACCGCAGGGCATATAGATCATGGAAAGACAAGCCTTGTAAAGGCACTTACAGGAACCAATACTGACAGGCTGAAAGAAGAACAAAAACGAGGGATAACAATAGAGCTTGGATTTGCTTCTCTTGACCTCCCTGAAGGAACCCATCTTGGAATTATTGATGTTCCCGGGCATGAAAAGTTTGTCAAGAATATGGTTGCAGGAGCCTCAGGAATTGATCTTGTTGCAATGATAATTGCAGCTGATGAAGGAGTAATGCCTCAAACAAGGGAACACATGGATATCTGCTCTTTGCTCGGTATCAGACACGGGCTTACAATTGTAACAAAAGCAGATCTGGTTGATGAGGAATTAAAAGAGCTTGCTAAAGATGATATTAATGATTTTATTCAAGGTACTTTTCTTGAAGATTCACCTGTAATCTTTGTCTCCTCCCACACAGGAGAAGGTTTTGATGAATTAAAAAAAGAACTTGAAAAAATCTCCAATCAAATTCCATCCAAAGAAAAATCATGGTTTTATAGACTCCCCATAGACAGAGTTTTCACAATGAAAGGGTTTGGAACCATAATCACAGGTACTTCACTTTCAGGTGAAATTGAAATAGGAGAAACTATTACAATTTATCCTAAAGGGACAAAAACTAAAGTAAGGGGACTTCAAACCCACAACCAAAATGTTGAAAAAGCTTTTGCAGGAATGAGAACCGCTGTAAACCTTCAGGGAATTTCAAAGGGTATGATTGAAAAAGGGGAAATAATTGCAACAAAAGACTCGCTCACCCCTTCATATATGATTGACGCCTACTTCACCTATCTTAGTTCAAACAAAAAACCTTTGAAAAACAGAACAAGAATAAAATTTCACTCTGGCACCTCTGAAAACATGGGGAATATTATTTTGCTAGATAGGGAATTTGCCGAACCAGGAGAAACTATTCCTGTCCAATTCAGACTTGAATCTCCTGTTTGCTGCGTCAAAAACGATGGATTTGTTGCAAGATCCTATTCCCCTGTCTACACTCTTGGCGGCGGATTTGTACTAAATCCAGTTCCCGCAAAACACAAGCGATTCAATGAAGAGACAAAAGAACTTTTTGAAAATCTAAAAAACGGTTCCACACCTGAAAAAATTCTTGCTGTTATTAAAAATTCAGGATTTAGAGGAAGTGATTTAAGACAGCTTTCCATCTGTACCCAAATTCACGGAAAAAAACTTGATCAAGAAATTTCTCTTCTTCTTTCAAAAAATTTAATAGTCACTACCGATAAAGAAAATCCAAAATATTTCCATAAAGATATTTTTGAAACAATTTGCAATGAAATCAAATTAAAAATTGAAGATTTTCATAAAAAAAATCCAATGAAGGAAGGAATAAATAAGGATGAGCTTATCCATCTCCTTAAAAAAGGGATAAATGATAAAATATTTTTAAAAGGAATAAATTCTCTTGTCAAATCAGGAGAAACTATAATGGATAAAAATATAATAAGACTTTCAGCTCACAAGATATCGGTACAAAAGGACATAAAAGATATAAAAAACAAAATTGTCAATGAATATAAAACTTCAGGGCTGACTCCCCCTTATTTTAAAGAGATGGAAAAAAAATACAGCCTTGATAAGAATACTGCAATTGATGTTCTATCACTGATCTTAAAAGAAAATCTTCTTGTCAAAGTTAAAAACGACCTCTTTTTTTATTATCAAGGGATTGAAAACCTCAAAAAAAATGTTATTAAATACTTTGAAGATAATCAGGAAATGACAGCACCTGATTTTAAAGATATAACCGGCGGAGTTTCCAGAAAATATCTAATTCCGCTTCTTGAATACCTTGATATGGAAAAAATCACCATTCGAATTGGTGATATCAGAAAATTAAGAGGATAA
- a CDS encoding DUF2333 family protein yields the protein MFNKMDNFKYYAAVRIGAGVVAVIVFLWILSLIFNASDKTVEEFINTEKTKVSDIKTGSKKTTTQYREDIIEQTKENIDFLSEENLISTTQAKDQPVSQKEIPPQAFNQKESPYQVRSEPRPDVSGWTFVESTVAPLSYELYERFLGWRPNDILIGRFTDNVNNFQKGVLEVTRRTVVKLTEEISRTGSSESFNRNLENAMNWLMIKPETFWFPSAEGKYKAAINSIRIYQDQLIKKEARFYNRTDNLIPLLKAYRNLLGSCDDNLIKKYEDNGDPVSFFDSDDYFYYAKGVSRSMAHILKSIEHEFEGVLKSRNAIESLQHAILSLGEADELEPWIILNSDLNGIFANHRANLATKISHARFYIGVLIVTLST from the coding sequence ATGTTTAATAAAATGGACAATTTTAAGTATTATGCAGCTGTAAGAATAGGAGCGGGAGTTGTTGCCGTTATTGTTTTTCTCTGGATATTAAGCCTGATTTTCAATGCCTCGGACAAAACTGTTGAGGAGTTTATAAACACAGAAAAAACAAAGGTTTCTGATATAAAAACGGGCTCAAAAAAAACCACCACCCAATACAGAGAAGATATAATAGAACAAACAAAAGAAAATATCGATTTCCTTAGTGAAGAAAACCTTATCAGCACAACCCAGGCAAAAGACCAACCCGTAAGCCAAAAAGAAATACCGCCACAAGCATTTAATCAAAAAGAATCTCCATACCAAGTCAGAAGCGAACCTAGACCTGATGTTTCAGGGTGGACTTTTGTGGAATCAACAGTTGCTCCTTTATCATATGAATTATATGAAAGGTTTTTAGGCTGGAGACCTAATGATATTTTGATCGGAAGATTTACAGACAATGTCAATAACTTCCAAAAAGGAGTGCTGGAAGTTACCAGAAGAACAGTGGTAAAACTTACTGAAGAAATTTCAAGAACCGGGTCAAGTGAGTCTTTTAATAGAAACCTGGAAAATGCTATGAACTGGTTAATGATCAAGCCCGAAACTTTCTGGTTCCCTTCAGCCGAAGGAAAATACAAGGCAGCAATAAATTCAATAAGAATTTATCAGGATCAGCTTATTAAAAAAGAGGCCAGATTCTATAATAGAACAGACAATCTTATTCCGCTTTTAAAAGCATATAGAAACCTCTTGGGAAGCTGCGACGACAACCTTATAAAAAAATATGAAGATAATGGAGATCCTGTAAGTTTTTTTGACTCAGACGATTATTTCTATTATGCAAAAGGTGTGTCCAGATCAATGGCTCATATTTTAAAATCAATTGAACACGAATTTGAAGGTGTTTTAAAAAGCAGAAATGCAATAGAATCTCTTCAACACGCAATCCTCTCCCTTGGTGAAGCAGATGAACTAGAACCATGGATAATACTTAACAGCGACTTAAACGGAATTTTTGCAAACCACAGGGCAAATCTTGCCACAAAAATAAGTCATGCAAGATTTTATATTGGAGTTCTTATAGTTACACTTTCAACTTGA